A single window of Debaryomyces hansenii CBS767 chromosome F complete sequence DNA harbors:
- a CDS encoding DEHA2F05148p (some similarities with uniprot|P32380 Saccharomyces cerevisiae YDR356W SPC110 Inner plaque spindle pole body (SPB) component ortholog of human kendrin) has product MNGSSRSLIRALNNVADHWKDNANVDKISSEESELFEVISLFNEKHNDLQSIKQSIDINGELFRIYNGYIKPASNLPREILFLEILIQLSPILIDNEIKLWSKTYLKPAVDSAGYDIQLVLKSREFIRQLSMKTIPSKDPLLIERRDQIALIVMDTIIQLYIGQSDERYDVIGLHLPKENSDSQLYYERIRYMKKNCEDLLHEYGLKKTKEYFSLINRYFKTSSERLDMLTLLLRLVSSHTLQVYQIVDTDLFYNVLRSLLYDYNESILLVSLSLLVMLIPQVCNKMVKSFPDLLVIYIRLANWESFNRHIPNRTDYLSKSLDENFKLWDLAEADSLNDVALTNSKIELDVSHFITLLYGLFPLNLSKFCQSPFNFLINRPTEIFKIKLLSSIMEDKGSPRERNLELDVIDTTREFLRSFSFHPNFLQYDKLTLQNELENPLLWLLKETTDNDLRSEEISLECLSFNPHLVINAVHGHEELARSSWDKPSSDTNTNTNNNNNNQFGFIYTGTGESNAGSLSNSRHVSRKSSFATPTYLNLKDITLQKLPISLQHLNSKLSNQIGERKSSISDIKFKDVKFDKGLKEEHQINENENEYTPPDSDLGAYNRFDLDVDGSQESKQYDRFESNQSLSDMFSAHEKLYLFSPKSSDPKIDSNVPARDQSKNPNSPNEKVKNELLQRPITSPITSLETTSVHRKSISGTISNVTTLDSSQVQDNNITNNKFQHGTALEYYHRELLLMKNELEFSNYMRDLNKTHYIKLKLKLNKLSKQTRQHDQSIEHKNNTLKIDSLKLGYNTLTETLKELKLQLTESRSKFKDENSILFSKIKDLENENYKLKTDLKNATTEQQLLGSNLSHSIQVVLPEKEFEVNRLKTKLSELEQMNETLNQEIKLVTEKNTSKETKHLDETQTSSTFNLSEQEKQIYNLKNDILMLNDKNLKISQELIKAQDLYDAAIKSYESKLSSSKGDLTKNISTFTSQYERRIQELAAIILKYEGLLDEKNSRIAQFSTSKPIEINNTKYNDATKAMSDKSYDSGIPQARNNASQESYELESKGRETPTSVEGMYSGQPDHVPLHQNYVSSSHFPSQTAVTPIVRGRGGIQKRSKKHM; this is encoded by the coding sequence ATGAATGGGTCGTCTAGATCCCTTATCAGAGCGCTTAATAATGTGGCTGATCATTGGAAAGATAATGCTAACGTAGATAAAATAAGTTCAGAAGAATCTGAACTTTTTGAAGTGATAAgtttatttaatgaaaagcataatgatttacaaaGCATAAAACAGTCGATAGATATAAATGGCGAGTTATTCCGTATTTATAACGGATATATTAAACCTGCTTCGAACTTACCTAGGGAAATATTGTTCTTGGAGATTTTGATACAGCTTCTGCCAATTTTGATAGATAATGAGATAAAACTTTGGAGTAAGACATACCTCAAACCAGCCGTAGACAGTGCTGGATACGATATACAGCTTGTATTGAAGTCTCGAGAATTTATTCGTCAACTATCTATGAAAACTATACCGTCAAAAGATCCATTATTAATAGAAAGGCGTGACCAGATAGCATTAATTGTCATGGATACTATTATACAATTGTATATCGGCCAAAGTGATGAACGGTACGATGTCATAGGTTTGCATTTACCAAAAGAAAATAGTGATAGTCAGCTTTATTACGAAAGAATACGATAcatgaaaaagaattgtGAAGATTTACTTCATGAGTATGGACTTAAAAAAAccaaagaatatttcagCTTGATCAATAGGTACTTTAAAACATCGTCTGAAAGACTAGACATGTTGACGTTATTGCTAAGACTAGTTTCTTCTCACACGTTGCAAGTTTATCAAATAGTCGACACAGACCTTTTTTATAATGTACTCAGAAGTTTATTATATGACTATAATGAAAgcattcttcttgtttCATTGTCGTTACTTGTTATGTTAATTCCACAAGTTTGCAATAAGATGGTAAAATCTTTTCCTGACTTGTTAGTAATTTATATCCGACTAGCAAATTGGGAGCTGTTTAATAGACATATACCGAATAGGACTGATTACTTATCCAAATCGCTTGATGAAAACTTCAAGCTTTGGGATTTGGCAGAAGCAGATTCATTAAATGATGTCGCATTAACTAATTCTAAGATTGAACTAGACGTTCTGCATTTTattacattattatatgGACTCTTCCCGTTAAATTTAAGCAAGTTTTGTCAGTCTCCCTTCAACTTTTTGATAAACCGTCCTAcagaaatattcaaaatcaaattgcTTAGTTCAATTATGGAAGATAAAGGGTCACCTCGTGAAAGAAATTTAGAGCTCGATGTAATTGATACCACAAGAGAGTTCTTGAGATCTTTTTCCTTTCATCCCaactttcttcaatacGATAAGTTAACATTACAGAATGAACTAGAAAATCCTTTGTTATGGCTATTGAAAGAGACAACTGACAATGATCTTCGCtctgaagaaatatcattaGAATGCTTAAGTTTTAATCCACATTTGGTGATTAACGCAGTTCATGGTCATGAAGAACTTGCTAGATCATCATGGGATAAACCTTCATCGGATACGAATACTAATActaataacaataacaacAATCAATTTGGATTTATATATACGGGTACAGGTGAATCAAATGCCGGCTCCCTATCAAATTCACGTCATGTATCGCgaaaatcatcatttgcAACACCTacttatttgaatttgaaggatATTACTTTGCAGAAGTTACCAATTTCGTTACAGCATCTTAATAGTAAATTATCGAACCAGATTGGCGAGAGGAAGAGTAGCATATCtgatatcaaatttaaGGATGTGAAGTTTGATAAAGGTTTAAAGGAAGAAcatcaaataaatgaaaatgaaaatgaatacACACCTCCTGACAGTGATCTTGGTGCTTATAATAGATTTGATCTAGATGTTGATGGTTCACAAGAATCAAAACAGTATGACCGATTTGAATCGAACCAACTGCTAAGTGATATGTTTTCAGCTCATGAGAAACTTTACCTCTTTTCACCTAAATCAAGTGACCctaaaattgattcaaacGTGCCAGCTAGAGATCAATCAAAGAACCCAAATTCTCCAAATGAGAAAGtaaaaaatgaattactTCAAAGGCCTATTACTTCCCCAATAACATCATTAGAGACGACATCTGTTCAtagaaaatcaatttctgGAACAATATCTAATGTGACTACTTTAGACTCAAGCCAAGTCcaagataataatatcactaataataaatttcaacATGGAACAGCACTTGAATACTATCATCGAGAGTTGCTACTCatgaaaaatgaattagagttttcaaattatatgCGAGATTTAAACAAAACTCACTATATCAAACTTAAactaaaattgaataagcTTTCAAAACAAACTCGTCAGCATGACCAATCTATTGAGCACAAGAATAATACATTAAAAATCGATAGTTTGAAACTAGGGTATAATACACTTACGGAAACtttaaaagaattgaagcTACAATTGACAGAATCAAGGTCCAAGTTTAAGGATGAAAATTCTATTTTATTTAGTAAAATTAAAGACCTCGAAAATGAAAACTATAAGTTGAAAACAGACTTAAAAAATGCCACAACTGAACAACAATTATTGGGTAGCAATTTGAGCCATTCCATTCAAGTGGTTTTACCTGAAAAAGAGTTTGAAGTTAACAGGCTAAAAACTAAATTGAGTGAGTTAGAGCAAATGAACGAGACATTGAACCAAGAAATAAAACTTGTGACAGAGAAGAATACGCTGAAGGAAACAAAACACCTTGATGAAACTCAAACTAGCTCGACTTTCAACCTAAGCGAACAAGAAAAGCAAATTTACAATTtaaaaaatgatatattaatgCTTAACgataaaaatttgaagatttcccaagaattaataaaggCACAGGATTTGTATGATGCAGCAATAAAATCGTATGAATCTAaactttcttcttctaaagGTGATTTAACCAAGAACATAAGCACTTTTACCTCCCAATATGAAAGacgaattcaagaattggCAGCTATAATTCTCAAATATGAAGGATTATTGGATGAAAAGAATTCCAGGATCGCCCAGTTTTCTACATCTAAGCCtattgaaatcaataataccaaatatAACGATGCTACAAAGGCCATGAGTGATAAGTCTTATGACCTGGGCATTCCACAGGCTCGAAATAATGCATCGCAAGAGTCTTACGAACTAGAATCAAAAGGAAGAGAGACACCTACATCTGTTGAAGGTATGTATAGTGGCCAACCGGATCACGTCCCATTGCATCAAAATTATGTTTCCAGCTCTCATTTCCCATCACAAACTGCTGTAACACCAATTGTGAGAGGTAGAGGAGGTATCCAAAAGAGGTCTAAGAAGCACATGTGA
- a CDS encoding DEHA2F05170p (similar to uniprot|P47173 Saccharomyces cerevisiae YJR142w) encodes MTQTSYIDIIRKIDSFTYEEDEFYYKLRAHDGSATLGYITPTISKYFEDEQDILLDAEKKTLTISPYLDTIEKRNALFSSIATKWRKIPYFSESLDKGWRNELYTVYNPTHTPYVQIERAFSVLIGVITYGVHINGYIPPHKSSNGNLKMWVPRRSATKPTYPGMLDNTVAGGLGYPYGIWETVIKECYEEAGLGEDFVNSHVRSAGVVSYIFEPNGHKDTVQPEVEYIYDLEFDNETDVLPYPEDGEAEDFTLMDVSEVLDRLLNNEFKPNCGLVVTDFLVRHGYITPESDENYLEIVSRCHRMMPFPTI; translated from the coding sequence ATGACTCAGACTTCATACATAGATATCATAAGAAAAATAGATAGCTTTACCTACGAAGAGGATGAATTCTACTATAAGTTGAGGGCCCATGATGGTTCTGCTACTTTGGGCTACATAACaccaacaatttcaaagtaTTTTGAAGACGAGCAAGACATTCTACTTGATGCTGAAAAAAAGACATTAACAATATCCCCTTATTTGGATACTATCGAGAAAAGAAATGCTTTGTTCAGCCTGATTGCTACAAAATGGCGCAAGATACCTTACTTCTCAGAATCTCTTGATAAGGGCTGGAGAAACGAATTGTACACTGTGTATAACCCTACCCACACTCCATATGTGCAGATTGAACGTGCATTCTCTGTCTTAATTGGAGTTATAACGTATGGGGTTCATATAAATGGATACATACCTCCCCATAAATCTTCAAACGGTAATCTCAAAATGTGGGTTCCTAGAAGATCTGCTACAAAACCAACATATCCGGGTATGCTTGACAATACTGTTGCAGGAGGACTAGGTTATCCGTATGGTATTTGGGAGACTGTTATTAAGGAATGCTACGAAGAGGCTGGGTTAGGAGAAGATTTTGTTAACAGTCATGTTAGGTCCGCTGGTGTTGTTCTGTATATCTTCGAACCGAACGGTCATAAGGACACAGTACAACCAGAAGTAGAGTACATATATGATCTAGagtttgataatgaaacGGATGTTCTTCCTTATCCCGAAGACGGCGAGGCTGAAGATTTTACCTTGATGGATGTTAGTGAAGTATTGGACAGATTacttaataatgaatttaagCCAAATTGTGGTTTAGTAGTTACAGATTTCTTAGTTAGACACGGTTACATTACACCTGAATCAGATGAGAATTATCTTGAGATCGTATCTAGATGTCATAGAATGATGCCGTTTCCAACTATATAG
- a CDS encoding DEHA2F05192p (weakly similar to CA4309|IPF2127.3 Candida albicans IPF2127.3 unknown function) produces MVSEILYNTPDFDPGSNLNQLIKSILDYQSKRQSDESLRLKKNYSPNDFISKVNNLEEFFYDNISYLTKIPQKNHQFLWLLSLESLATALYRYKLFYYENLLNDSYVDRQEIYNTNHILGTIATRLESITSRFRDLANRFFSEHISIGKFICSGTYSTIIMNKLFNFITTSFKLLTIDEAEDMLYINEVTLTIQSIGEFLFRYYTYIGGLEEVAKQELNNDVFPTLTEFIKTIYVIGKSQLILPFMVPSEISNDEFKPIIHPKTPLKVIQSSTIDFTFLKDYYKYIAFNLLSLSLSQETSIEHEYNVQSDIYFRVLLSFPNLSTTVYERFEISNNQPENLFDTGQLQERIQNDNIDFSSVSLLERQEISLLFILNYLLQLTELRNLIEPEQYYKSELTFLVRSLSTSISQDIHVSASRSGSLHPSTAPSYSQLNMLDSSNKIKQVSNIKFSSLSSIILHGTYKEKLIMIINFCEKLNQKSLNIPHIIERFNLDSNLENDFQHLVSMIDTEKYPGKLIYAKTISKITRLLKMISIKHLVQSAGINNVPESYLNRLFCSKEPLSVSTKVKEIVKFTQYSDSNKEVLIRFESLDNRTNPSLNSSIKNQINNYNTTKELEKLSDHLK; encoded by the coding sequence ATGGTTTCCGAAATTCTATACAATACACCAGACTTTGATCCTGGTTCgaatttaaatcaattgattaaatctATACTTGATTATCAGTCAAAAAGACAAAGTGATGAATCGCTAAGGCTTAAAAAGAATTACTCTCCCAATGATTTCATTTCGAAAGTTAATAACTTAGAAGAATTCTTTTACGACAATATTAGTTATCTTACTAAAATTCCACAAAAGAATCATCAGTTTTTATGGTTACTTAGTTTGGAATCTTTAGCAACCGCTTTGTATAGGTATAAGTTATTTTACTACGAAAATCTATTAAATGATTCCTATGTGGACAGGCaagaaatttataatacaaATCACATTTTAGGAACAATTGCTACGAGATTGGAAAGCATTACCAGCCGTTTTAGAGATTTGGCCAACCGGTTCTTTAGTGAACATATATCTATAGGGAAATTCATATGTTCCGGGACGTACTCAACTATCATTATGAATAAactattcaattttataacGACCTCCTTTAAATTACTTACCATTGATGAAGCAGAAGATAtgttatatataaatgagGTCACATTAACAATACAATCTATTGGCGAGTTTCTCTTTAGGTATTATACTTACATTGGGGGCCTTGAAGAAGTAgcaaaacaagaattaaacAATGATGTGTTTCCTACCCTAACTGAATTTataaaaacaatatatGTAATCGGCAAATCACAATTAATATTACCATTCATGGTACCTAGTGAGATCAGCAATGACGAATTCAAGCCTATAATACATCCCAAAACACCACTTAAAGTTATTCAAAGTTCAACAATAGATTTCACTTTTTTAAAGGACTATTATAAATACATCGCATTTAACTTGCTTAGCTTATCATTATCGCAAGAAACAAGTATTGAACACGAATATAATGTTCAATCTGATATTTACTTTAGAGTTCTATTAAGCTTTCCAAATTTGAGTACTACTGTTTATGAAAGATTCgagatttcaaataatcagCCGGAGAACCTTTTTGATACCGGTCAGTTACAGGAAAGAATACAAAATGATAACATTGACTTTTCATCAGTATCATTACTTGAAAGACAGGAAATCTCACTTCTCTTcatattaaattatttattgcaGCTAACTGaattaagaaatttgaTCGAACCAGAGCAGTACTATAAGTCAGAGTTAACATTTTTAGTTAGATCTTTGTCTACGAGTATTTCGCAGGATATACATGTGAGTGCATCTAGATCTGGAAGTTTACATCCATCAACAGCTCCCTCTTATtcacaattgaatatgCTCGATAGTAGCAACAAAATAAAGCAAGTATCTAATATCAAGTTTCTGTCTTTAAGCTCTATCATATTGCATGGCActtataaagaaaaattgattatgattATCAACTTTTGTGAGAAATTGAACCAGAAATCTCTTAACATACCTCATATTATTGAACGTTTTAATCTTGATTCcaatttagaaaatgattttCAACACTTGGTTTCAATGATTGACACAGAAAAGTACCCTGGTAAATTGATATATGCGAAAACGATTAGTAAGATTACGCGGcttttgaagatgataagtATTAAACATTTGGTGCAAAGTGCTGGTATTAATAACGTTCCCGAGTCTTACTTGAATAGACTTTTTTGCTCAAAAGAACCACTATCTGTTTCTACCAAGGTAAAGGAAATTGTCAAATTTACTCAATATAGTGACAGTAATAAAGAGGTGTTAATTAGATTCGAATCCTTGGATAATCGTACAAATCCTAGTCTTAACTCTTCCATAAAAAACCAGATCAATAATTACAATACTACCAAAGAATTGGAGAAGCTTTCTGATCATTTAAAATAG
- a CDS encoding DEHA2F05236p (weakly similar to uniprot|Q9P7V3 Schizosaccharomyces pombe SPAC30.03c Translin-like protein), which produces MSKLQGLFGLFQEEINTEINFKNKINDLENLFNAELAIIKSEYANLSTIQPSNLPYDFSSEDITSVPFVFALRELCQEKIINNENRDITELGTVNEVKVIDNLNLLSDRYHRYLQELNGINCKAIFKDRFSHKINEEIIYVLMANRYFKTISYIYQVDLKGKQLDKILHPLISKSDQDIMGLVITPEEIQRVLSLEKLNYNDYLLGLLRLIETVVEYTIDTIISISISSENSPKQLQNIQYSLSLINLQIVTKLQNGFQMLDLKNDNIRRKFDGLKYNFKKMNGIVYDLSLRKLIVNEVEIY; this is translated from the exons ATGTCGAAATTACAAGGtttatttggtttattccaagaagaaatcaatacGGA aattaattttaagaataaaattaatgatttagaaaaCCTATTCAATGCTGAACTTGCAATTATAAAATCTGAATATGCCAATTTGTCTACTATTCAGCCTAGTAATCTACCTTACGACTTCTCTTCGGAAGATATAACAAGTGTACCGTTTGTCTTTGCGTTGAGAGAATTGTGTCAAGAaaagataataaataaCGAAAACAGAGATATCACAGAACTTGGAACTGTTAATGAAGTCAAGgttattgataatttaaatcTACTAAGCGATAGATACCACCGttatttacaagaattaaatgGAATTAATTGCAAAGCTATCTTCAAGGACAGGTTTTCTCATAAAATTAACGAAGAAATCATTTATGTATTAATGGCTAATCGCTATTTCAAGAcaatatcatatatttatcaagtGGACCTTAAGGGGAAAcaattagataaaatattacaCCCTCTCATTTCAAAGAGCGATCAAGATATAATGGGTCTAGTGATAACACCAGAAGAAATCCAACGCGTATTATCTttagagaaattgaattataatgaCTATCTACTTGGTTTATTACGCCTTATTGAAACCGTTGTGGAGTATACAATTGATACAATTATActgatttcaatatcttccgAAAACTCCCCAAaacaattgcaaaatatacaGTATAGTTTAAGTCTCATTAATCTACAAATTGTTACCAAGCTTCAAAATGGATTTCAAATGCTAGACTTGAAGAACGACAATATTAGGAGAAAGTTTGACGGcttaaaatataattttaagaaGATGAATGGAATAGTATATGACTTGTCCTTAAGAAAGCTTATTGTAAACgaagttgaaatatattag